The Moorena producens PAL-8-15-08-1 genomic interval TACTGAAGGAGCAGTTCAGAGATATGGGTGTAAAAGACAACGCTTCTGGATTGGTGGCACTGAATTCTGTACCGTTGTTGAACACTAAACTATTGGCTGTAGTGGCGAAAAAGGAACCTGCGATATCCAACCTGGCATTCTGGCCAAACACAATGCCATTGGGATTGAGTAAAAATAGATTCGCTCCACCATCGACACCAAGAGTTCCTAGTATGTTGGAGATATTACTCCCGGTCACCCGAGAGAGAATGTGATCGATTCCGGCTGGATTGGCAAAGTAAACCCGCTGTAGCTGACCAACATTAAAATCTTGAAAGCTGTGGAACAGGTTACTACCTCGGGTTGCTCCCCCTTCAATCAAGTCCCCTGGCTCTCCGGTGATAGTTAGATTTGG includes:
- a CDS encoding filamentous hemagglutinin N-terminal domain-containing protein; the encoded protein is MRLTEKALTLIGWVVMAFSGNYALAQITPDQTLGNESSVVTPNLTITGEPGDLIEGGATRGSNLFHSFQDFNVGQLQRVYFANPAGIDHILSRVTGSNISNILGTLGVDGGANLFLLNPNGIVFGQNARLDIAGSFFATTANSLVFNNGTEFSATNPEALSFTPISLNCSFSSAHFLA